One stretch of Miscanthus floridulus cultivar M001 chromosome 18, ASM1932011v1, whole genome shotgun sequence DNA includes these proteins:
- the LOC136523246 gene encoding uncharacterized protein: MLEVLNQAKGVLRDVIVPTGWARGVPTSSSLIARSREKYGFLHEQKEKWDCLIEEARLPGDVSAQLAVAQQRVAELTPLAKEAADLRQREAEAHRNAEDAEKVFQDLSMRARQDEEEGARVRKERGELLQRDTEARQWVLDLLAEVEKERELKLGAEERSMTLQQRASLDTEAIARLCKERDELHQTAERLRSEHGAARGEHDQAV; the protein is encoded by the exons ATGCTGGAAGTCCTGAACCAGGCCAAGGGCGTCCTGCGCGACGTCATCGTCCCTACTGGCTGG GCCAGGGGTGTCCCTACGTCGTCGTCCCTTATTGCTCGTAGCCGGGAGAAATACGGGTTCCTCCACGAGCAGAAGGAGAAATGGGactgcctcatcgaagaggctcGGCTGCCTGGGGATGTGAGCGCCCAGCTTGCTGTCGCCCAACAGAGGGTGGCCGAGTTGACTCCCCTAGCCAAGGAGGCGGCCGATCTCCGGcagcgggaggccgaggcccatCGGAACGCGGAGGATGCCGAGAAGGTGTTCCAGGATCTATCGATGAGGGCGCggcaggatgaggaggagggTGCCAGAGTCCGAAAAGAGCGGGGCGAGCTGCTCCAGAGGGACACCGAGGCTCGCCAGTGGGTCCTTGACCTCCTGGCTGAGGtggagaaggagcgggagctcaAGCTGGGAGCCGAGGAGAGGTCTATGACCCTACAGCAGAGGGCGAGCCTGGACACCGAGGCGATAGCTCGGCTAtgcaaggagcgagacgagctgcacCAAACTGCAGAGAGACTACGCTCGGAGCACGGCGCGGCCCGTGGAGAGCACGACCAGGCCGTCTGA
- the LOC136522159 gene encoding pentatricopeptide repeat-containing protein At5g27270-like isoform X1, whose product MAMAAAPPHGHTPVGAAAATSAAVSIACSSSAASCYEDDDDYGGASSSWSLSSPRSRQPYRRLLRDEAQRLRRARRGQGPGADTPRWVRRTTDQMARYVEDDRAGHVYGRHVVAAVRAVRATASRPAADMRQAMASFVTRLTFREMCVVLREQRGWRPARDFFAWMKLQLCYEPSVVAYTILLRLYGRVGKIKLAEETFLEMLQVGCEPDAVACGTLLCAYARWGRHKDMMLFYSAVRRRELVPPVSVYNYMISSLQKQKLHDKVIHVWKQMLEAGALPNQFTYTVAISSFVKEDLLEEAMDVFGEMRRCRFVPEEATYSLLISVSSRHGKGEQALRLFEEMKDQEIAPSNYTCASLLSLYYKNEDYSKALSLFSEMEDNKIIPDEVIYGILIRIYGKLGLYEEAQQTFEEIEKAGLLSDEQTYVAMAQVHLNDGDYDRALEVLESMMMRNMKPSHFSYSALLRCYVAKEDIAAAEDTFRALSQNGLPDVFCCNDLLRLYMRVGHLEKARALVLKMREDDFQLDEGLSMTVMEFYCKNSMIKDAEKLFKDIQRNRKTVKIPTMLLLIEMYARNRSSVILKEHSSSKALDETAASVVLKSLLDMPGGLSSVSLLISKLAREGSTDEAKFIYDHLTELGFKPDDSAIATLIVQYGQVKQLEQAQELFESASAFFPEGANVYNAMVDAFCKCGKTKDAYHLFMEMADQGSNRDAVTVSILVTHLTKHGKFQEVENIIHGCFQDEVQLDTVLYNTFIKSMLESGKLHSAISIYDRMISSCISQSMQTFNLMISVFGKGGKLDKSVEMFAAAQELGLPIDEKMYTNMLSLYGKAGRHQEASLMFKRMKEDGIRPGKISFNSMINAYATSGLYSEAKSMFQEMQDCGHAPDSFSYLALIRAYTEAKLYTEAEEAIQMMLNSNTTPSCPHFSHLIFAFLKEGQIGEAQRIYNQMKEASVAPDLACCRTMMRVYMEHGLMDQGISLYETTRGSLKPDSFILSAAFHLYEHAGRESEAQDVLDAISVSGTSFLRNIKIGSKL is encoded by the exons ATGGCAATGGCTGCCGCTCCTCCTCACGGTCACACTCCAGTGGGGGCCGCAGCGGCCACGTCCGCCGCCGTATCCATTGCCTGCTCGTCCTCCGCCGCTTCCTGTTACGAAGATGACGATGACTACGGCGGCGCGTCGTCCTCCTGGTCGCTGTCGTCGCCGCGGAGCCGGCAGCCGTACCGGCGCCTCCTCCGCGACGAGGCGCAGCGGCTCCGGCGCGCGCGCCGGGGCCAGGGCCCGGGAGCCGACACGCCGCGGTGGGTGCGCCGCACCACGGACCAGATGGCCCGGTACGTCGAGGACGACCGCGCGGGGCACGTGTACGGCCGCCACGTGGTCGCCGCCGTCCGCGCGGTGCGCGCCACGGCGTCGCGCCCTGCCGCGGACATGCGCCAGGCCATGGCGTCGTTCGTGACCAGGCTCACCTTCCGCGAGATGTGCGTCGTGCTCCGCGAGCAGCGCGGCTGGCGCCCGGCGCGCGACTTCTTCGCTTGGATGAAGCTTCAG CTGTGCTATGAACCAAGCGTTGTAGCCTACACCATTCTGCTGCGGCTGTATGGCAGGGTTGGGAAGATCAAGCTTGCTGAAGAGACATTTCTTGAGATGCTGCAGGTTGGCTGTGAGCCTGATGCAGTGGCTTGTGGGACCCTCTTGTGCGCATATGCTAGGTGGGGGCGGCACAAGGACATGATGCTGTTCTACTCGGCAGTGCGCAGGCGCGAATTAGTTCCCCCAGTCTCGGTCTACAACTACATGATCTCGTCTTTGCAGAAGCAGAAGCTGCATGACAAGGTCATCCATGTGTGGAAGCAGATGCTGGAAGCTGGCGCGCTGCCTAATCAGTTCACATATACAGTTGCCATCAGCTCCTTTGTCAAGGAAGATCTCTTGGAGGAGGCCATGGATGTGTTTGGTGAGATGAGGCGGTGTAGGTTTGTTCCGGAAGAGGCGACTTATAGCCTTTTGATCAGCGTGAGCTCCAGACATGGCAAAGGAGAACAGGCATTGCGGCTTTTTGAAGAGATGAAGGATCAGGAAATTGCCCCCAGTAACTACACCTGTGCATCTCTTTTGTCACTGTATTATAAGAATGAAGACTACTCAAAGGCTCTTTCGCTCTTCTCTGAGATGGAAGATAATAAGATCATTCCTGATGAGGTTATCTATGGAATTCTTATTAGGATATATGGTAAGCTTGGGCTTTATGAGGAGGCACAGCAAACGTTTGAGGAAATTGAGAAGGCGGGTCTTCTGAGTGACGAGCAGACTTATGTGGCAATGGCTCAAGTTCACTTGAATGATGGAGACTATGATAGAGCATTGGAGGTGTTAGAATCtatgatgatgaggaacatgaaGCCTTCACACTTTTCTTATAGCGCTCTTCTCCGATGTTATGTTGCAAAGGAAGACATAGCTGCTGCAGAAGATACCTTCAGAGCTCTTTCCCAAAATGGCCTCCCTGACGTGTTTTGCTGTAATGACCTGCTCAGATTGTATATGAGGGTGGGACATCTAGAGAAGGCCAGAGCACTAGTTTTAAAGATGAGGGAAGATGATTTCCAGCTTGATGAGGGCCTCTCTATGACAGTGATGGAATTTTATTGCAAAAACAGTATGATTAAGGATGCAGAGAAATTATTCAAAGATATTCAGAGAAACAGAAAAACCGTGAAGATTCCAACAATGCTTTTGCTTATAGAGATGTATGCTAGAAACAGATCCAGTGTGATTCTGAAAGAACACAGCTCGTCAAAGGCACTCGATGAAACTGCAGCTAGTGTGGTGTTGAAATCCTTGTTGGACATGCCTGGGGGCTTGTCCAGTGTGTCCCTACTGATCAGCAAATTGGCTAGGGAAG GGAGCACAGATGAGGCAAAATTCATTTATGACCACCTGACTGAATTGGGATTCAAGCCTGATGATTCCGCAATTGCTACTTTGATTGTCCAATATGGCCAGGTCAAGCAGTTAGAGCAAGCACAAGAACTATTCGAGTCAGCATCAGCATTCTTTCCAGAAGGAGCAAATGTTTACAATGCCATGGTTGATGCATTCTGTAAATGTGGCAAAACTAAAGACGCATATCATCTTTTCATGGAAATGGCCGATCAAGGCAGTAATAGAGATGCTGTGACAGTTAGCATTCTTGTCACTCACCTAACTAAACATG GGAAATTTCAAGAGGTTGAAAACATCATACATGGCTGTTTCCAAGATGAAGTTCAGCTCGACACTGTCTTGTACAATACTTTTATCAAGTCAATGCTTGAGTCAG GTAAACTGCATTCAGCCATCAGCATCTATGATCGTATGATATCCTCTTGCATTTCTCAGTCTATGCAGACATTTAATTTAATGATAAG TGTTTTTGGCAAAGGAGGAAAGTTGGACAAGTCTGTTGAAATGTTTGCTGCTGCACAGGAGCTAGGCTTGCCGATTGATGAAAAGATGTACACAAACATGCTTAGCTTATATGGAAAAGCCG GTAGGCATCAGGAGGCGTCTTTAATGTTCAAAAGAATGAAGGAAGATGGCATCAGGCCTGGAAAG ATCAGCTTCAATTCCATGATCAATGCCTATGCCACTTCAGGACTGTATAGCGAGGCGAAGAGTATGTTCCAGGAGATGCAGGACTGTGGTCACGCTCCTGACTCGTtctcctatcttgcactgatcaGAGCATACACAGAGGCTAAACTGTACACGGAGGCAGAAGAAGCCATCCAGATGATGCTGAACAGCAACACAACCCCTTCATGCCCTCATTTCAGCCACCTGATTTTCGCCTTTCTGAAGGAAGGCCAGATTGGTGAAGCCCAGAGGATCTACAACCAAATGAAGGAGGCAAGTGTGGCTCCTGATCTGGCCTGCTGTAGGACCATGATGAGGGTGTACATGGAGCACGGTCTCATGGACCAAGGCATCTCTCTTTATGAGACGACGCGCGGATCGCTGAAACCTGACAGCTTCATCTTAAGCGCTGCGTTTCATCTGTATGAGCATGCAGGCAGGGAGTCTGAAGCCCAGGATGTCCTGGATGCCATCAGTGTGAGTGGTACCTCCTTCCTGAGGAATATAAAGATTGGATCGAAGCTTTGA
- the LOC136522159 gene encoding pentatricopeptide repeat-containing protein At5g27270-like isoform X2 — MAMAAAPPHGHTPVGAAAATSAAVSIACSSSAASCYEDDDDYGGASSSWSLSSPRSRQPYRRLLRDEAQRLRRARRGQGPGADTPRWVRRTTDQMARYVEDDRAGHVYGRHVVAAVRAVRATASRPAADMRQAMASFVTRLTFREMCVVLREQRGWRPARDFFAWMKLQLCYEPSVVAYTILLRLYGRVGKIKLAEETFLEMLQVGCEPDAVACGTLLCAYARWGRHKDMMLFYSAVRRRELVPPVSVYNYMISSLQKQKLHDKVIHVWKQMLEAGALPNQFTYTVAISSFVKEDLLEEAMDVFGEMRRCRFVPEEATYSLLISVSSRHGKGEQALRLFEEMKDQEIAPSNYTCASLLSLYYKNEDYSKALSLFSEMEDNKIIPDEVIYGILIRIYGKLGLYEEAQQTFEEIEKAGLLSDEQTYVAMAQVHLNDGDYDRALEVLESMMMRNMKPSHFSYSALLRCYVAKEDIAAAEDTFRALSQNGLPDVFCCNDLLRLYMRVGHLEKARALVLKMREDDFQLDEGLSMTVMEFYCKNSMIKDAEKLFKDIQRNRKTVKIPTMLLLIEMYARNRSSVILKEHSSSKALDETAASVVLKSLLDMPGGLSSVSLLISKLAREGSTDEAKFIYDHLTELGFKPDDSAIATLIVQYGQVKQLEQAQELFESASAFFPEGANVYNAMVDAFCKCGKTKDAYHLFMEMADQGSNRDAVTVSILVTHLTKHGKFQEVENIIHGCFQDEVQLDTVLYNTFIKSMLESGKLHSAISIYDRMISSCISQSMQTFNLMISVFGKGGKLDKSVEMFAAAQELGLPIDEKMYTNMLSLYGKAGQVGIRRRL, encoded by the exons ATGGCAATGGCTGCCGCTCCTCCTCACGGTCACACTCCAGTGGGGGCCGCAGCGGCCACGTCCGCCGCCGTATCCATTGCCTGCTCGTCCTCCGCCGCTTCCTGTTACGAAGATGACGATGACTACGGCGGCGCGTCGTCCTCCTGGTCGCTGTCGTCGCCGCGGAGCCGGCAGCCGTACCGGCGCCTCCTCCGCGACGAGGCGCAGCGGCTCCGGCGCGCGCGCCGGGGCCAGGGCCCGGGAGCCGACACGCCGCGGTGGGTGCGCCGCACCACGGACCAGATGGCCCGGTACGTCGAGGACGACCGCGCGGGGCACGTGTACGGCCGCCACGTGGTCGCCGCCGTCCGCGCGGTGCGCGCCACGGCGTCGCGCCCTGCCGCGGACATGCGCCAGGCCATGGCGTCGTTCGTGACCAGGCTCACCTTCCGCGAGATGTGCGTCGTGCTCCGCGAGCAGCGCGGCTGGCGCCCGGCGCGCGACTTCTTCGCTTGGATGAAGCTTCAG CTGTGCTATGAACCAAGCGTTGTAGCCTACACCATTCTGCTGCGGCTGTATGGCAGGGTTGGGAAGATCAAGCTTGCTGAAGAGACATTTCTTGAGATGCTGCAGGTTGGCTGTGAGCCTGATGCAGTGGCTTGTGGGACCCTCTTGTGCGCATATGCTAGGTGGGGGCGGCACAAGGACATGATGCTGTTCTACTCGGCAGTGCGCAGGCGCGAATTAGTTCCCCCAGTCTCGGTCTACAACTACATGATCTCGTCTTTGCAGAAGCAGAAGCTGCATGACAAGGTCATCCATGTGTGGAAGCAGATGCTGGAAGCTGGCGCGCTGCCTAATCAGTTCACATATACAGTTGCCATCAGCTCCTTTGTCAAGGAAGATCTCTTGGAGGAGGCCATGGATGTGTTTGGTGAGATGAGGCGGTGTAGGTTTGTTCCGGAAGAGGCGACTTATAGCCTTTTGATCAGCGTGAGCTCCAGACATGGCAAAGGAGAACAGGCATTGCGGCTTTTTGAAGAGATGAAGGATCAGGAAATTGCCCCCAGTAACTACACCTGTGCATCTCTTTTGTCACTGTATTATAAGAATGAAGACTACTCAAAGGCTCTTTCGCTCTTCTCTGAGATGGAAGATAATAAGATCATTCCTGATGAGGTTATCTATGGAATTCTTATTAGGATATATGGTAAGCTTGGGCTTTATGAGGAGGCACAGCAAACGTTTGAGGAAATTGAGAAGGCGGGTCTTCTGAGTGACGAGCAGACTTATGTGGCAATGGCTCAAGTTCACTTGAATGATGGAGACTATGATAGAGCATTGGAGGTGTTAGAATCtatgatgatgaggaacatgaaGCCTTCACACTTTTCTTATAGCGCTCTTCTCCGATGTTATGTTGCAAAGGAAGACATAGCTGCTGCAGAAGATACCTTCAGAGCTCTTTCCCAAAATGGCCTCCCTGACGTGTTTTGCTGTAATGACCTGCTCAGATTGTATATGAGGGTGGGACATCTAGAGAAGGCCAGAGCACTAGTTTTAAAGATGAGGGAAGATGATTTCCAGCTTGATGAGGGCCTCTCTATGACAGTGATGGAATTTTATTGCAAAAACAGTATGATTAAGGATGCAGAGAAATTATTCAAAGATATTCAGAGAAACAGAAAAACCGTGAAGATTCCAACAATGCTTTTGCTTATAGAGATGTATGCTAGAAACAGATCCAGTGTGATTCTGAAAGAACACAGCTCGTCAAAGGCACTCGATGAAACTGCAGCTAGTGTGGTGTTGAAATCCTTGTTGGACATGCCTGGGGGCTTGTCCAGTGTGTCCCTACTGATCAGCAAATTGGCTAGGGAAG GGAGCACAGATGAGGCAAAATTCATTTATGACCACCTGACTGAATTGGGATTCAAGCCTGATGATTCCGCAATTGCTACTTTGATTGTCCAATATGGCCAGGTCAAGCAGTTAGAGCAAGCACAAGAACTATTCGAGTCAGCATCAGCATTCTTTCCAGAAGGAGCAAATGTTTACAATGCCATGGTTGATGCATTCTGTAAATGTGGCAAAACTAAAGACGCATATCATCTTTTCATGGAAATGGCCGATCAAGGCAGTAATAGAGATGCTGTGACAGTTAGCATTCTTGTCACTCACCTAACTAAACATG GGAAATTTCAAGAGGTTGAAAACATCATACATGGCTGTTTCCAAGATGAAGTTCAGCTCGACACTGTCTTGTACAATACTTTTATCAAGTCAATGCTTGAGTCAG GTAAACTGCATTCAGCCATCAGCATCTATGATCGTATGATATCCTCTTGCATTTCTCAGTCTATGCAGACATTTAATTTAATGATAAG TGTTTTTGGCAAAGGAGGAAAGTTGGACAAGTCTGTTGAAATGTTTGCTGCTGCACAGGAGCTAGGCTTGCCGATTGATGAAAAGATGTACACAAACATGCTTAGCTTATATGGAAAAGCCGGTCAG GTAGGCATCAGGAGGCGTCTTTAA
- the LOC136522160 gene encoding extra-large guanine nucleotide-binding protein 3-like: protein MAGAAAGRGDWEDLVRRMFPPGTTIPEAPPNLDYSIALEYDGPDVSYELPRIDPVCLPAIPTAEPVSGPLGLGLGSSGVVPVAPVIGPAAARAHANPRAPGASRPGAAAHRAAAPPARARRGSSPSAGSAAAAWDEDGCSDADDEDEDGSRPPRSSRPAAPEGRRPQVVTFGEPEDSRYESQDFDAGSAEQQYVAVTMPAVERKGRRTCCHRCGKSKWESKESCIVCDARYCGHCLLRAMGSMPEGRKCVTCIGRPIDEAKRCKLGKGSRVLARLLSPLEVRQILKVEKECQANQLRPEQLVVNGFPLHDEEMADLLSCQRPPGNLKPGRYWYDKESGLWGKEGEKPDRIISTNLNFNGKLQPDASNGTAQVFINGREITKIELRILQIAKVQCPRDTHFWVYHDGRYEEEGQNNIKGKIWESPWTRFACALVSLPVPPTNFDATKDEAPYSSRTVPDYLDHKRIQKLLILGSPGAGTSTIFKQAKLLYGNRFTDEELENIKLMIQSNMFKYLGILLEGRERFEEEALAVSNHPSSEGDDPQQDEIKSSSSNSCIYSINAKLKKFSDWLLDIIATGDLDAFFPAATREYAPVVDELWKDPAIQATYKRKDELHFLPDAAEYFLSRAIEVSSNEYEPSEKDVIYAEGVTQGNGLAFIDFTLDDRSPMSEPFGDNHDAYSQPVNKYQLIRVSAKGMNEGCKWVEMFEDVNMVIFSVALSDYDELGAPASGSSRTLMNKMIQSRDLFEATIRQPCFRDTPFVLVLNKYDLFEEKIGRSPLSSCEWFSDFCPLRTHHNNQSLGQQAFYYVAMRFKDLYAASTGRKLFVWQARARDRPTVDEAFRYIREVLRWEDERDAAGYCPEESFYSTTELSSSRLIAAAE from the exons ATGGCGGGCGCAGCGGCGGGTCGGGGCGACTGGGAGGACCTGGTGCGCCGGATGTTCCCGCCGGGGACCACCATCCCGGAGGCGCCGCCGAACCTCGACTACTCCATCGCGCTGGAGTACGACGGGCCGGACGTCTCGTACGAGCTCCCGCGGATCGACCCCGTCTGTCTCCCCGCCATACCCACCGCCGAGCCGGTCtcggggccgctggggctcggcCTCGGCAGCAGCGGCGTCGTGCCCGTCGCGCCCGTCATCGGCCCCGCTGCGGCCCGTGCCCATGCCAACCCGCGGGCGCCGGGGGCGTCACGGCCTGGTGCTGCTGCTCACCGTGCCGCGGCGCCGCCGGCGCGGGCGAGGAGGGGAAGCTCGCCGTCTGCcggttcggcggcggcggcgtgggatgAGGACGGCTGCTCCGATGCTGACGATGAGGACGAGGACGGCTCCCGCCCGCCGCGGAGTTCCAGGCCTGCTGCGCCGGAGGGAAGGCGGCCTCAGGTGGTCACCTTTGGGGAGCCGGAGGATAGCAGGTACGAGAGCCAGGACTTCGACGCGGGGTCCGCCGAACAACAGTACGTCGCGGTGACGATGCCGGCGGttgagaggaaggggaggaggacCTGCTGCCACCGGTGCGGGAAGAGCAAGTGGGAGAGCAAGGAGTCGTGCATCGTCTGCGACGCGCGCTACTGCGGCCACTGCCTGCTCCGCGCCATGGGGTCCATGCCCGAGGGCCGCAAGTGCGTCACCTGCATTGGCCGGCCCATCGACGAGGCCAAGCGCTGCAAGCTCGGCAAGGGCTCCAGGGTACTGGCGCGCCTGCTCAGCCCCCTGGAGGTCAGGCAGATCCTCAAGGTCGAGAAGGAGTGCCAGGCGAACCAGCTCCGGCCTGAGCAGCTCGTGGTCAATGGTTTCCCTCTTCATGATGAGGAGATGGCGGATTTGCTTAGCTGCCAACGGCCTCCTGGGAATCTCAAGCCTGGAAGATACTGGTATGATAAGGAGTCAGGATTGTGGGGAAAG GAAGGTGAAAAGCCAGACAGGATTATTAGCACTAACCTCAACTTTAACGGAAAGCTTCAGCCTGATGCTAGTAACGGCACCGCTCAGGTTTTCATTAACGGACGGGAAATTACAAAGATTGAACTGAGAATTCTACAG ATTGCAAAAGTCCAATGCCCCCGTGATACTCACTTTTGGGTTTACCATGATGGCCGCTACGAGGAAGAAGGACAAAACAATATCAAAGGGAAAATATGGGAGTCA CCTTGGACACGTTTTGCGTGCGCCTTGGTTTCACTACCTGTGCCTCCTACAAACTTTGATGCGACAAAAGATGAAGCCCCATATTCATCGAGAACTGTACCTGACTACTTAGATCACAAAAGAATACAAAAGCTTCTTATTCTTGGATCACCTGGAGCTGGAACAAGCACCATATTTAAGCAG GCTAAGTTGTTATACGGCAATAGATTTACTGATGAGGAACTTGAGAATATCAAATTAATGATCCAAAGCAACATGTTTAAGTACCTGGGGATTCTGCTTGAGGGCCGTGAGCGCTTCGAGGAAGAGGCTTTGGCTGTATCAAATCACCCAAGCTCAGAGGGCGATGATCCTCAGCAAG ATGAAATTAAATCTTCAAGTTCTAATTCTTGCATCTACTCGATAAATGCAAAGCTGAAGAAGTTTTCTGATTGGCTTCTGGACATCATTGCAACGGGAGACCTAGATGCATTCTTTCCTGCAGCTACCCGTGAATATGCTCCAGTCGTTGATGAGTTGTGGAAAGATCCTGCCATTCAAGCAACATATAAAAGAAAGGATGAATTGCATTTTCTCCCTGATGCTGCTGAGTATTTCTTGAGCAGG GCTATTGAAGTATCAAGTAATGAATACGAACCGTCAGAGAAAGATGTAATATACGCCGAAGGAGTAACACAAGGGAATGGATTGGCCTTCATTGATTTCACTTTGGATGACCGGAGCCCTATGTCAGAACCCTTCGGTGACAATCACGATGCATACTCTCAACCAGTAAACAA ATACCAGCTGATTAGAGTAAGCGCCAAGGGCATGAACGAGGGCTGCAAGTGGGTGGAAATGTTTGAGGATGTTAACATGGTGATCTTCTCCGTAGCGCTCAGCGATTATGACGAGCTTGGAGCACCAGCGAGCGGCAGTAGTAGGACACTCATGAATAAGATGATTCAAAGCAGGGACTTGTTTGAAGCTACAATCAG ACAGCCGTGCTTCCGTGACACGCCGTTCGTGCTGGTGCTGAACAAGTACGACCTGTTCGAGGAGAAGATCGGTCGGTCGCCGCTGTCGTCGTGCGAGTGGTTCAGCGACTTCTGCCCGCTTCGGACGCACCACAACAACCAGTCGCTGGGGCAGCAGGCGTTCTACTACGTGGCCATGAGGTTCAAGGACCTGTACGCGGCGAGCACGGGGCGGAAGCTGTTCGTGTGGCAGGCGCGCGCCCGCGACCGCCCCACCGTCGACGAGGCCTTCCGCTACATCCGGGAGGTGCTCCGATGGGAGGACGAGCGCGACGCCGCCGGCTACTGCCCCGAGGAGTCCTTCTACAGCACTACCGAGCTCAGCTCGTCCCGCCTCATCGCCGCCGCAGAGTGA